In Patagioenas fasciata isolate bPatFas1 chromosome 15, bPatFas1.hap1, whole genome shotgun sequence, the sequence GTTCTACCCGATGAAGAGCTGGGTCATAGCTGCCAGGACAGACACCGCGGCTGCTTCTTGCCTCTTCTCATTCCCAACCTTCCACAGTGTGGAATTTTATTTGAAGTTGCCTTCCAAGTTGACATTATCTGAGCAACattcccatttctttcttgtCCCCGTGCCATACCACGTACCTCGGTTGTCCCCAGCCGGGTAGGTTGGCCAGGTGCGGAGAAGCAGGATCTGGAATCTCAGCTGGAGGGCTCAGGAAAAGCCTTCAGTTTAGGCAGCTCCTGAATTTGAAGCTGAGTTCTTCCTCAAACCTTGAGACATGCCTCTGTGATGCTGCTAGCTAATGGAAGTTATTTTTGTCAAACTAATAAGTTTCTTATTAAACGATTATTTAATTTTCATATTCGATACAGTGACATCTTAATTCTGCCTATTATTTCGTCCTACTTAAAATAGTTAAGCTATTACTGTAAAAGCATCCACCCAAATCTTGCTCTTTCCACTCACTCATCGGAACAATACAGAATCTTGGCAGAAACTCCCCACAGTGATTTAGAACTGAGCTGCAGGGGGTATGGAGAGTGGTTTTATCTCATCGGCTGCAGCACTGCTTCCCCGGGGAAGGGCAGGCAGCTGCTTGAACCCGATGGGAGGTTCCGTTTTCCTGCACTTCATTTATACTGAACTCCCTGGGGTGCCAGGCTGCCTCCTCCCGCTGTACAAAGCCAGGAGATCCACGAGATTCCCGTGTCCACTTCTGCCAGAGGACAGCGTTCAGATTTTTGCCCCCAATGCTGCTTCTTTGGGACACAGAGCGGTTCCCTGAGTCAGCACCGAGGTGACATGCAGAGAATGTTTTAACACTGCAGCAGCCCATCACTGGCTCTAAATCTATGGAGTAAGGTCAGAACTCGGGCTGCGTTTCCCTGGACCCCTCACTCCCACGATAAAACAGCTGCAGCCTAAAAATACAGACCTGACGGCTAAAATAACAGGATTACGAGGCTTTGTAATGCAATCACTGAGCTGGCAAAAGCACGGCAGGAGCCCAGGGACAGGCAACTGCAGTGGGAAGCATttgggcagcagctgggcagcATTTGGGTGACACAAATCAGCTGTTTCCAGCTTCCCATGTCCAACCCTGCTCAGCCTtcaggcagagctgcccagtaAATGTGTCCAGAGGACTCACGTACTGCAGCCAGTCACTCTGCAGCACAGAGGtttggaaaaggagaaggaaggtcTGGAAGGATGGGGTCTGACCCCCACCAAGCTCTCTGTGCAgtggggggacaccctgggtcgtTTTTGGGCACTTGACCACAGCTGAAGCATCACTTCAGCCCTTATCACAGGAAAGGAGACAaacagccaacacaagagaaccAGAATGCACAGGAAAGGTTTATTCTCATCGCTGACACCTGGGAAGTGGTTTGGAGGAACAAACTAAGTCATTTCAGACTGGGAGgaaaagcactttttttccccctcccataAACAAGATGATAGCTGTAAATAAAACTAATCCACAACAGCTGCTCACACTTAAGTCCACAGGACTTCTCCATCTCCACCAGTGTGCAAAAACAACTCTTCCCATTAAATACAATAATATATTCCTTCGCCTCAGGACTACAGCCAGAACCAAAGCCTACTAGCAGCcactcaaaggaaaaaaacacaagacAAAATAGCCAAACAAAACATACCTTCTGAATAAAAAGCACAAACCGCTTCAGTTCATGCGAGCACTCTGCTCAGAGCATCATTCCTGCCCCGTATGACGGGGCTCTGGGGGAACAGGACCCCCAGACAGCAGCAATACTTGTGAAAAGGTCACTGGACAGGCTGGACGGGGACACGTGGATCATTGCAGAGCAGCCAGTACCACAGAGGGACACTGGCAGTGTCCCACCCGCCTGGGAGGGGACACGCAGCCCCGCTGCAGCCTCCACTGAGGGACCCACACCAGGAGCTTCCTGGGGGTTGGGCACAATCCTCCTGGTACCGCCTGTTTTGGGACATCTTCCAGCAAAACCGCACGGTGGGACAAGGGCCAGGAAGCCCTGTCACTGCGCTGGACACACGTCCCTTCCTCGAGGCAGAGCCGATTCAGGCAGAATGCAAAGGTAGGGCTGAGCTTGCCCCTTTGGCAGCTGAAAAGGTTTCCAAAGAATAACCCCTCAGCCCATTTGCTATAGCTGTACCTCCAAGTGCCCAGACAACCCCTCAGGTCATCGCTTGGCAATGTCCTGCAGACAATGAGGCTCTCACCCCATCCCAAATGCCAGCTGAGGGCATGGCACAGTGACACAGAGCGCCCAAGGGGACACCGCAGCCCATGGGGGCTGCAGGACACAGCAAGGACCTGATCCTGCCAGCTCCGGCTGGTCTCGGAGTGCGAGGGGAGCCCCAGAGCTGGGACAggtgggggacactgggaaccaGGCACCAAACATGCTCCTCATCGGCTCCCAGCAGACGGGACTCACCTGCAGGTACTCGAGGCATGGGCTGCACAGAGCCTCCCGGGGAGAGGCTCCTCACACCACCATCCACCTCTGCTCTGTCTGTTTTATTCAGACAGAAaatagtttggtttgtttgtttgttttttctcataaAGTGCAAAAACTTCGCCTCTTACTGACCAGTCAACTAGAAGCATCACAGCCCTCGCAGCGGGGAGCAGCAGATGGGTGAGGAACACCCTATGCTTGGGAGCTCCCGACGCACCCGTCATTTCTCCGTCAGCAGGAGCTCCGGCTCAGATACGGCCCTGTAGAGCATGAAGCCCATCTCATCGATTTCCTCCTCCGACAGCTCGCAGAACAGGTTGATTTTGTGGTTGAAATAGGAAGGCAGGACCCCTTTCTCCAGGTagcccaccagctcctcaagCACCTGCTGGAACCTGTCAGCAAGGTCTTCTTCTGCCCAGTCCGTGCTGGCAGCACTGAGGTGAAGGATGACATGGGTCAAGGGGCTCCCAGCGAGTTTGTGCAGGGCAGGATGAGTCTTGCAGACGTTGTTCAGGATGCAGAGGCAGCACTGCCGAATGCCGGAGTCACCAGCATCCAGCTCCTTCAGCGCCGAGACCTCCGCCCTGTAAAAGCTCTCAAGCCAGAGGTTTTCTACCAGTCCTTCAGGAGGAGCAGCCAGAAGAATCTTGTCCTCCATTTCCACCACTGGGAAGAGGGTGATGCTCAGCTCGACCTGATCATGTTTGACTTCCAGCTTCAGCTCTTGGGAGGCCACCACGGGGTGGATGACGCCGCCCAGCAGGCTGCCGATGGCCGGCCAGTTGATGGAGGCCACCAGCAACTTGTGGAGTGTCTCGTTGAGCACGTTGGAGGAGAAGTACTGGCCCACGATGAACCTGTCCCACGGGCTGCACCCACGAGGGAAATACTCCAGATCAGTCCTCTTGATCATCCAGTACTGGGGGTTCCTCACCACCGTGTCCTCTCCCGGGATGAGGCTCCACAGCGCGGTGTCGAGGACCACGGGCAGCATGAGGTGGACCTGCTCGGCTGTGAGAGCCCTGAGGCCGTCAAGCAGGGGACCACTGAGGAAGAGGCTGCCAAAGGGCAGCTCCGGGCACTTGTTCCGTAGGAAGTTCTGCAGTTGGGCACAGATGCCCCTGGCCAGCTGCAGGACAAGGGACACTTGTGCCTCGGGCACAGCCAGATGGTTGCTGTAGTGGGAGAGGAGCTTCTCCTGCAGCGTGAGGCAGCGCGGAGGGCTGGACTCCAGCCGAGGGGTCTCCAGAGGGGCAGGGGAGACCCTGGGCTCTGTGAGAAGGGAATGGGACAGAGGGGAGGGACAAGTCATAGCTGTGACAAGGTCACCTGCAACCTGTAGCAgcttctcctgctgcagctgaGGGGGAGGCATGGGCTGGGTGACCAGCTCCCAGCCCACCTCTCTGGATGTGAGTGAACCTGGCCTTGCCAAGAGGGGCACCACCACGTCCTCTGACCTTCACAGCACTTTGCAGCCAAGGCAGGGCCCAAACTGACCTCAAAACCCAACAGCACCCAGTCCCGTCCCCCAGCAAGAGATGGGTAAACCAGGCAAAGCACCAGCAGCTGCGCAGGGGACTCGCTGC encodes:
- the MIEF2 gene encoding mitochondrial dynamics protein MID49; translation: MAEFTRQRGKRQEDNGLGSVLDLLLANARLVLGVTGAAVLAIATLAVKRLIDRATSPRDEGDPKAEQKTLEESWPELALIKATPNLAPKQRREDLSEPLLSPARPPVTEPRVSPAPLETPRLESSPPRCLTLQEKLLSHYSNHLAVPEAQVSLVLQLARGICAQLQNFLRNKCPELPFGSLFLSGPLLDGLRALTAEQVHLMLPVVLDTALWSLIPGEDTVVRNPQYWMIKRTDLEYFPRGCSPWDRFIVGQYFSSNVLNETLHKLLVASINWPAIGSLLGGVIHPVVASQELKLEVKHDQVELSITLFPVVEMEDKILLAAPPEGLVENLWLESFYRAEVSALKELDAGDSGIRQCCLCILNNVCKTHPALHKLAGSPLTHVILHLSAASTDWAEEDLADRFQQVLEELVGYLEKGVLPSYFNHKINLFCELSEEEIDEMGFMLYRAVSEPELLLTEK